From the Malus domestica chromosome 17, GDT2T_hap1 genome, one window contains:
- the LOC103440726 gene encoding uncharacterized protein: MASSKKWATTISSIASFIYFLVIILQIPLFSIPCTGGICRTPVEVTSSQLIASEVFPLFLVKALLYPGAFANAFIKNKAIPGYDNLKLYNFTNVKAADAISDLQRLEVLVGSYLSVAGAFLGLIRPGRMSLFGMLLIVWGLVREIFSSKSTSTDLIYMYPAISFALFAAFLSITRDVRRIIRCCRAPRCVKTKLI, from the exons ATGGCTTCTTCAAAGAAATGGGCAACCACCATATCTTCCATTGCTTCTTTTATATATTTCCTTGTCATTATTCTTCAAATTCCTCTTTTCAG CATTCCCTGTACCGGCGGAATATGTAGAACACCAGTAGAGGTAACATCCTCACAGTTAATTGCATCTGAAGTATTTCCTTTATTTCTAGTGAAGGCGCTACTCTACCCGGGGGCCTTTGCGAATGCATTCATCAAGAACAAAGCAATCCCAGGCTATGATAACTTGAAGTTATATAACTTCACCAATGTAAAGGCAGCTGATGCAATCTCTGACCTACAGCGTCTAGAG GTTCTTGTTGGAAGCTACTTATCAGTGGCAGGAGCATTTCTTGGTCTCATCAGACCAGGGAGAATGAGCCTCTTTGGTATGCTTCTCATCGTATGGGGGCTTGTAAGGGAAATCTTTTCGAGCAAATCAACGAGCACAGATCTTATATATATGTACCCAGCAATATCATTTGCCTTGTTTGCTGCCTTCTTGTCTATAACAAGAGATGTAAGGAGGATAATCCGTTGTTGCAGAGCTCCTCGATGTGTGAAAACAAAACTTATATAA
- the LOC103440724 gene encoding uncharacterized protein produces MEATSLRPSNYPFYNLGFVNTHRTLYMTMLNPGQANTPSPVLLHTDETGPFSEFKKGSGSSTALRNTAPRESFPGLPNTVGIIGGLSVDSSVKFLRKLVNWSSRDGESCPPFVLCSDHVSNKELLSIERSSFPSVSSKSDGPEFDPTPIVENLLSKRIFLEKSGARCIVMPCHISHSWHDEISKGCSVPFLHIGECVVKELKEAKLKPLEAGSPLRIGVLASHATLTAGFYQEKLQREGFEVVLPDKVTMEYSVIPAIEALNRKDIEGAQNLLRIALQVLLARVVNSVILASDDMLGLLHLDPLLKKCIDPMDALARSTTSWAQSTKKDGSKKKKLKKKKDPNAPKRALSGFMFFSNMERDNVKRENPGIAFADVGRVLGEKWRKMSAEEKEPYEAKARQDKERYKDEIRSYKNPNP; encoded by the exons ATGGAAGCAACGTCCTTGCGCCCTTCGAACTATCCTTTCTATAACTTGGGATTTGTAAATACACATAGAACCCTTTATATGACGATGTTGAATCCAGGTCAAGCCAACACTCCATCCCCAGTTCTCTTGCACACAGATGAAACTGGCCCGTTTTCAGAGTTTAAGAAGGGTTCTGGTTCAAGTACAGCTTTAAGAAACACTGCTCCCAGAGAATCATTTCCGGGTCTACCAAACACAGTTGGCATAATTGGAGGGCTATCTGTCGATTCTAGTGTTAAATTTCTGAGAAAACTTGTCAATTGGAGTTCAAGAGATGGAGAAAGTTGCCCTCCTTTTGTTCTTTGTTCTGACCATGTTTCAAATAAAGAGCTTTTATCAATTGAGAGAAGTTCTTTTCCTTCTGTCAGCAGTAAAAGTGATGGTCCTGAATTCGATCCTACTCCAATTGTGGAGAATTTGCTGAGTAAGAggatttttcttgaaaaatcgGGAGCTCGTTGCATTGTAATGCCTTGTCACATATCACATTCTTGGCATGATGAAATTTCTAAGGGATGTTCTGTTCCTTTTCTTCATATTGGTGAGTGTGTTGTCAAGGAGCTCAAGGAAGCAAAGTTGAAGCCGCTTGAAGCCGGAAGTCCTTTGCGGATTGGAGTGCTTGCAAGCCATGCAACTTTGACAGCAGGATTCTATCAGGAGAAACTGCAGAGAGAG GGATTTGAGGTTGTTCTGCCGGATAAAGTGACCATGGAATACTCTGTAATCCCTGCTATTGAAGCCTTAAACAGAAAGGACATAGAGGGGGCACAAAATCTCTTGAGGATCGCACTCCAGGTTCTTCTGGCGAGGGTTGTGAATTCTGTTATTCTTGCGTCCGATGATATGTTAGGTCTTCTTCACCTGGATCCTCTTCTTAAGAAATGCATTGATCCTATGGATGCCTTGGCTAGGTCAACCACAAGCTGGGCTCAGTCTACTAAAAAAG ATggttcaaagaagaaaaaactgaagaagaaaaaggatccAAATGCACCCAAAAGAGCGTTGTCTGGTTTCATGTTCTTCTCAAATATGGAGAGAGat AATGTCAAGAGAGAGAACCCTGGAATTGCGTTTGCTGATGTGGGGAGAGTGCTTGGAGAGAAGTGGAGAAAGATGTCTG CGGAGGAAAAGGAGCCATATGAAGCAAAGGCTCGTCAAGATAAAGAACGCTACAAGGATGAAATTAGAAGCTACAAGAACCCCAACCCATGA
- the LOC103440727 gene encoding F-box only protein 6-like, which translates to MWNNLPCDLLTNIFSFLSADSFACAKSTCRHWQACASSAAGNYPFLLQNHHPPWFVALPLHDHGALCSCYALNPSNNNWYVLSMDFLPAPVRYVGPLDSFILLRPTVSTFLQLGLCNPFTRQYKPFPKLNIKRTNPAVGVVPVRSVASPNNSLFCETNATLQNSCFSSRIYVAGGMSEASRGGATYEPTLEMYDPQLDMWWVVGSMPMEFAVRLTVWTPKESVYCDGVLYWMTSARAYSLMGYEIGSNTWRELSVPMADKLEFAVLVLRNWRLTLVGGGVCVSGACVWELGEGDIWVLVEKVPSEMGMKLMGDRGSWASTKCVGGDGAIYLYRDLWSGMVVWREVGDKSRSQWEWYWIEGCSSIRGKQVRNLQIKGVLIYPNLVPSFIF; encoded by the coding sequence ATGTGGAACAACCTCCCCTGCGACCTCCTCACCAACATCTTCTCCTTCCTCTCCGCCGACTCTTTTGCATGCGCCAAGTCGACATGCAGACACTGGCAAGCCTGCGCCTCCTCCGCAGCCGGTAACTACCCGTTTTTGCTGCAGAATCATCACCCGCCTTGGTTCGTAGCTTTGCCACTGCACGACCATGGTGCTCTATGCAGCTGCTATGCCCTCAATCCAAGTAACAACAACTGGTATGTTCTCTCCATGGATTTCTTACCAGCCCCAGTTAGGTATGTCGGCCCACTGGACAGCTTCATCTTGCTAAGGCCCACAGTTTCCACATTTCTCCAATTGGGTCTGTGCAACCCCTTCACAAGGCAATACAAGCCCTTCCCAAAGTTGAACATCAAAAGGACCAACCCAGCTGTTGGTGTTGTCCCAGTCAGGTCAGTCGCGTCGCCGAACAACTCATTATTCTGTGAAACAAATGCTACCCTTCAAAATTCGTGCTTTAGTTCTAGGATCTACGTGGCAGGCGGGATGTCTGAGGCATCCCGCGGTGGTGCCACGTATGAGCCTACATTGGAAATGTACGATCCGCAGCTTGACATGTGGTGGGTCGTCGGGTCAATGCCGATGGAGTTTGCTGTGAGGCTAACAGTTTGGACCCCAAAGGAGAGTGTGTATTGTGATGGGGTGCTGTATTGGATGACTTCGGCCCGGGCCTATAGCCTAATGGGCTACGAGATTGGGTCAAACACTTGGAGGGAGCTGAGTGTCCCAATGGCAGACAAGCTGGAATTTGCTGTGCTGGTGCTGCGCAATTGGAGGTTGACACTTGTTGGCGGCGGAGTGTGTGTTTCGGGTGCTTGTGTATGGGAACTTGGGGAGGGAGATATTTGGGTATTGGTCGAGAAGGTACCTAGTGAAATGGGGATGAAATTGATGGGGGATAGGGGAAGTTGGGCGAGTACAAAATGTGTAGGTGGTGATGGGGCTATTTATTTGTATAGAGATCTTTGGTCAGGAATGGTAGTTTGGAGGGAAGTTGGGGATAAGAGTAGGAGTCAATGGGAATGGTATTGGATTGAAGGGTGTTCTTCAATTAGAGGAAAACAAGTGAGGAACTTGCAAATTAAGGGAGTTCTTATATACCCTAATCTTGTACCCTCATTCATATTCTAA